The following is a genomic window from Amycolatopsis cihanbeyliensis.
GCACGGCGGACACCGCGGAGATGGTCGCCGCGCGCACGGAGTTCCTCGCCGCGGGGCACTACGCCCGGCTGGCCGAAGTGCTCGCCGGCCGGGCCGCGGACCTGCTCGGGGGCGGCCTCGTGCTGGACGCGGGCGGGGGCACCGGCTACTACCTCGCACGGGTGCTGGACGCGGTGCCGGCGGCGACCGGCCTTGCCCTTGACGTCTCGGCGGCCGCGCTGCGCAGGGCGGCACGGGCGCATCCGCGCGCGGGCGCCGCCGTGTGGAACCTGTGGCAGGAGTGGCCGCTCGGCACGGGGGTCGCCGACCTCCTGCTGAACGTGTTCGCGCCGCGCAACGCCGCCGAGTTCCACCGGGTGCTGCGGCCGGGCGGCGCGCTGCTGGTGGTCTCCCCCGGGCCGGACCACCTTGCGGAGCTCGCCGGGCGGCTCGGGCTGCTCGCCGTGGACGAGGACAAGCGGGAACGGCTGGACACCGCACTGGCGGAGTACTTCACGCCAGCCGAGCGGACCAGCTGCGGCGGCGGGGTGTTGCTCGATCCCGCGGACGCCCGGCGGGCGGTGCTGATGGGGCCCAACGCGCACCACCTGCACCGGGACGGGCTCGCCGACCGGCTGGGCGCGCTCACCGAGCCGATCGAGGTCACCACCGCCTTCGAGGTGTCCACCTACCTGCCGAGGACCCGCTGACCGAAGGGCGAGGTACCCGCCCGGCTGAGCTACCGTGCGGGGTGGGACTGCGAGGATGCGGCGGGCGGCCACGCCTGCCGGGACGAAAGGTAGGTAGGGCCATCAGCCCGGAGGAGGTTTACCGGCGGATCGCGGCCCGGATGCCGCAGCACACCGGCAGTGTGGCGGGCCGGCCGCTGCGGGACGTGCCCGCGACCGTGCTCACCGACCCCGACTGGTTGCGCGAGGACGTGCGACTGGCCGCGCGGATGTACGGGCGGGCCGACGACCGGGTACTCGGTACGGTGCGCTGGTACTCGGCGTCCTCGGTGCTGGTCGCGCCCGCGCTGGAGTCGCTGGTGCTGGCCGGGACGGCGTTGCACCCGGGGCTCGAGCGGACCACCTTCCACCTGCACCCGGACGGCCGGTTCGGCGGGGCCTCCGCGACCGGGGTGCTCGGCGCGGACCTCACCGAGCTGGGCGCTGCTCTCGCCGGGACCATCGAGCCCGTCGTGCGGGCGATTGCCGCGCTGACCGGTGCCGCCACCCCCGCGTTGTGGGCCATCGCAGCCGACTCGATCGGCAACCGGCTGCTGTGGGCAGGCGGTGCGGCGGGGGACCCGGAGCTGGGGACCCGGTTCGCCGCGCCGCTGGCGTCCGCGATCGGGCACCGGATCCCGTCGCCGCGGTACCTCGAGGTGGGCGGCAGCCGGGTGCTGCGCCGCAGCTCCTGCTGCCTGATCTACGAGGCCACCGGCGGCGAGAAGTGCACGAGCTGCCCGCGCCAGCGTCCCGCCGAGCGCGCCCGCCGCCTGCACGAACTCCTGGGCTGACCGCGGTGGCGGGGCGGAGGGTCACCCTGCTTCGTGGGCACGCCTGAGCTGGTCGCGGCCGCCTTCGGTGAGCAAGCCGAACAGGCGCAGTCGCGCCAGGCCCCCGTCCGGGTAGATGTCCAGCCGGACATGGGTGGCCTCCCGGGAATGCGGGATGGCGAAGCGGTGCCGGGTGTCCGGTTGCAGGCGGGTGCGGCCGAGCAGGTCGAACCAGGAGTCCGGGTCGGCGGGGTCCATCGATCCGTGCAGCGCCGCCCAGCCCGGCGCGTTGCCGCGCAG
Proteins encoded in this region:
- a CDS encoding (2Fe-2S)-binding protein; this translates as MPQHTGSVAGRPLRDVPATVLTDPDWLREDVRLAARMYGRADDRVLGTVRWYSASSVLVAPALESLVLAGTALHPGLERTTFHLHPDGRFGGASATGVLGADLTELGAALAGTIEPVVRAIAALTGAATPALWAIAADSIGNRLLWAGGAAGDPELGTRFAAPLASAIGHRIPSPRYLEVGGSRVLRRSSCCLIYEATGGEKCTSCPRQRPAERARRLHELLG
- a CDS encoding putative RNA methyltransferase is translated as MNTTGTRAPRLPSAVLRALRCSVCGERLSPGERAVRCPNRHSFDLAKQGYVNLLHAKVDAGTADTAEMVAARTEFLAAGHYARLAEVLAGRAADLLGGGLVLDAGGGTGYYLARVLDAVPAATGLALDVSAAALRRAARAHPRAGAAVWNLWQEWPLGTGVADLLLNVFAPRNAAEFHRVLRPGGALLVVSPGPDHLAELAGRLGLLAVDEDKRERLDTALAEYFTPAERTSCGGGVLLDPADARRAVLMGPNAHHLHRDGLADRLGALTEPIEVTTAFEVSTYLPRTR